TATTAAGATTGCCGCCAGTTTCTCTCTTGTTACCTTCCCGTATATATTGCCAAAGCTTATATCTTCCCCAAGTCCTATATTCTCCCATTTCCTTTCCAGGGATACTTTTTCAGATACATTGTTTCCCATATCCTTTTTTTGAGCTGCAATAAAACTGCCTGTACCTGCGGTTTCAAATACAATGTATCCAGAAGTTTTTGAGAGCAGGGGAAGCTCATTCCAGCTATCTCTTTTATTTACGGTATGTAATTTGTAAGGAGCCACATTTTCTGCTCTTTCTGTATGATAAAGTTTAACTGAAATATTTTTCTCAAAATTCGAAATCTCCTGGTACTGAGTATAGGGATACCGGTTATAGGGTTTCAATAAATCCAGAGTAGCTGCAACGTATGCGCCTATTTCAGCTTCTATGATATCCACAAAAGAATTAATAATACCATCAACGAATTTTTCAGCTTCCGTTCCTAATCCACTTACGTACTGAAGGAGAAAATTCAACATTAGATTTACGATACCGGTGTTTTCATTATAAAGCCTGTCATTTACTAGTTCCTTTATTTCTTTTTGAGTTTTTGAAATACCTATCGCATGTACAGTTAAAGTATTAATTTTTGATAATGGACTGGTATTATACGGCAGCCCGCGTACTTGCCCGTTTATCCTTGTAATTATAACTTTCACCAAAATATCTTTTACACCAACAGAATTCAAAAGCTTTTTTATACCATTCTGGGCGTTTATATCAATAAAACCAGGTTTTAAGAAATATTCAGAACCTGAAACTTTAATATTAATCCCCTTATTACTTCGGTTCATTTCTTCCAGTACTCCCAGAGGGATGTAAATTACATCTATACCGGAATCAGAACTATCAACTGTATTGCTGTATGTATTTTCATATAAAGCGTCGATATCAAATGTAAGGTCTGAAGTATTCTGTATTGTGCTAACTACTCTATCTTCTTTTAACAATAATGATTTTTCGATGTTATTAGTTTCGGCAAATTTCCAATAGTATTTTTTCTCTATTTCTTTAACCCTCTTTAGTAATAAGTCCTTATATTCATCCTCTTTTAAATCATCTTCATAATCATCCTGACTATATTCTGTTCTGGTACTTGCAGGACCTGCATACCTTGATTTGGCAACTATTTCCAGGTTGGAAGGATCTGCTTTTACAGCCCTAACCTTAACATAGTATTTTGTATTGGATTTTAACGGCAGTGCCCTCACTTCGCCATTAGGAAGTGTAACTGGCGCAGTTTTTATTCTTGCATAATAATTATAATAACCTGAGGATGTACTTTTGCCTGTTCCTTCAATATAATAGGGTTTTCTAGCACCATTTGCATTGGTAAATTCCATAAGATCAGAATTTTGTAATATCACATACTCATCCTGATTTTCACTTTTAATAGCCAACTCATATTCATATCCCATATGGCCTGTCCAACGTACATCTATCTGGTGATATCCATCTCTCGTGGTAAGTCCTGACTTTTCATAGACAGTTGCGCCGCCTTGACTTTTAACTACTTTTACACTATAGGAAGTATTAGGTTTAAGCCCCCCAACCCTTCCGTAATAATATTCTCCATCCTTTACAAAAGAATACTGGGTTTTGTCTACAAGTTTATAGCTATAGTCCGTTGAACTTCTTATATATACTGTAAAATCTCCCAGTCCTGAGTCTGAATTGTCATGTTTCCAGAAAAATCCTAATTGATAGTCATTAATTATCTCAATGGATACAGGAGAGTCTATTAATGTTGTAGTTACAGGGATTGACACCCAATAACTTTCACTTCCATCAGAGACCTTTATGGCTTTCAGGCTAAAATAATATATTCTGTTGGGATATAGCCCTTCATTTATTGTCAACCTGTATTCATTATCTGAATCTATATATTCAAAATATCCCTCAGCAATATCTTCCTGAGGATTAAGATTAAAATATCTGTATAGAGGATCGCTTTGCAATTCCTCCTCATCATCTTCAGGCAGAACTCTTTCAGATGTACATATCAATCTGTAAATAACATCGTTCTCCAGCTTTGACCAACAAAAAGTAACACTTGTTCCAGATACAAGCAGATCTCCGTTATTATTATACGCCACTGCAAAGTCTGTTGGTGCAAGAGGCCTTCTGCCCTGTTCATCTGGTTCTTTAACAGGTCCTTTTATTGTAGTAACCGTCAAAAGAACGCTCGGAACTGATTCCAATTCATAGGATTCAGTGTTTAACCATAATCTTGTTTTTACTATGAAATAATAGGTAGTATTTGGCCTGAGTCCGTCACCAAATGCTGTATATGCCCTGCTATCGCTGCTAAAGTTTCTGACTTTGGCAGATAAAACCCTGTCCTGTAACAGACTTTTCCACTCTACATCTCCGTTATCCAAAAAATCATCAGTTGAACCAATAAGAATGAATGAGTCAATCTCTGGTCTTGTACTCATATATAAATCATAATAAACCTTATTTCCACTTAAATATGAAGTATAATTACTCCAGATAATATCAGGCGTTTCAAATTGAATCTCGGTATAATTGGAAATATCTATTAGTTCACCGGTAACCGGATCCAGTTCAACATCCGCAGTGTTAGAAATAACTTTCAGATTTTTTACAAGCGGAACTTCGCCTTTTTTACCAGTCACAGTTGTAAAACTACATGTTAAAGACTTTTCAGACATATAGATCTTGTCTGTAGTACCCCTGTTAACTCCTTTGGTAGTATATACCTGAAAATAATAAACTTTATTCGGAAGGAGAAAACTGGGATATCCTTCGGTATTGGCTATCTGTTCTTCCTGGAATTCCGGATTTCCATCAGAGTCATAATTACCTGTGAAACTGCTTCCCTTAAAAAGCTCAAAGCCTTTGATCGTATATTCCAGTCTGTTTCCCTTTTCAACAAGCTCTTTTGAGCTTACATACTTTACGAGTCTGTATTTTACGGGAAAATATCCATAGTTTACACCTTCTGCTTCCAGAGGAGGATAAGGTTGGACGTTAGACTCAGTTTGTGCTGTATTCAGCAGAATATGATATACTATATCTTCCTCAGGATCATTATTGTTTTTAATATCTTCCCAATTAAGAGGCTTGCTCCAGGAAATTGTTACATCAGAAGATTTAAGTATTTTCCCATCTTGAGTTTTAACAGCAGGTTCTACTTTTTCTACAAGTATATTTGCTGGTGCGGGTGGTTTACCTGTATCTTCGTATAGGGTATAAGGCATAGGTAATGATTCAAGTCTGTCATCAGAGCTGTCAGTCTTTACAACTATTTTGTAAAACAATTCATTGTAAGGATTTATATCTGATATAACAGTCAGCGCAAAATCACCGCTAAAATATGTATCATCCAGAGTCTTTTTTACTATCCAGTCGCCCTGGGTAACAGGACTGTCACTTACCTGAACCTGGTAATACAGTCTTGGAAGGTCAAGGCTTCCATGGTTTACTTTAAAAATCTTTATGTAAGCGTTGTAGGTATCGTCCCTGGTTATTTGGAATCTGATCGGGGTATATGTATATGCAAATTCCCCAGACAGGCCGCTTCCATTAAGGTCTTCCGGAGAACCAAGAACAATTCCTCCTACCTGGGTTCCCTGGTCATCTTTAATAATTGGCTTTATGTTCATGTAATATACCGTACCCGGAAGTATATCATTGTCAGGCAATTCATACTGACCAGTCTCAGTAATAGTATCTTCCGGTGAAGACTTTCCTAAAAGGACAAAAGTAAGGTAATCCTGATTGTTTTGGGCAATTCTTTTTACTTCGGCAGCATCATTTTCTTTTCCGGGCAGAACGGCATTGTAGCCCGTTTCACTATAATTGACTAATACGGAGGACTGTGCAGAGCCTGCGTTTAACTTAGTGAAATCTGTTGAAATGTTTATTCTGTAATTTAATGTGGATAGCTGGGTATTAGTCCCATAGACATTGTTTATCCTACTCTGCATATATGCAAGAGCTTCCGGAGCATGAGCCTCTGTAAAGCTTCCGGTTAAACCGTTATATACCATGGGAATGGCCCATTTAAGCCTGAGGCGCGGTTTATCGCCGATTTCCCTGCCTCCTCCTTGTAATGGAGTATAAGCTTGCTCAACCTGTTCAGAATAAAAATCTATATCCGGAATAAAGTACAAGATACCCTGACCTATTGGTGTTCCGTTTCCTGACGGATTATCAAATACTTTAACAGCAATATCATATATATAATTGTTCCGTAAATTGGTAATGGTTGCTGAATTAGTGCTTTGAACCAGGGTAAAACTGTTTAACACTGCCTGATTATTTTCATCTGGTTCGTGATATTCAATAGTTACAGAACGGGCTCCGGGAATCGAATTCCAACGGATTTTCAGTTCACCCT
The sequence above is a segment of the Clostridiaceae bacterium genome. Coding sequences within it:
- a CDS encoding fibronectin type III domain-containing protein; the encoded protein is MRQIKRVIAILTLIFFLTVAYSGTLVPVWGAPNPVNITVDSYNQGELKIRWNSIPGARSVTIEYHEPDENNQAVLNSFTLVQSTNSATITNLRNNYIYDIAVKVFDNPSGNGTPIGQGILYFIPDIDFYSEQVEQAYTPLQGGGREIGDKPRLRLKWAIPMVYNGLTGSFTEAHAPEALAYMQSRINNVYGTNTQLSTLNYRINISTDFTKLNAGSAQSSVLVNYSETGYNAVLPGKENDAAEVKRIAQNNQDYLTFVLLGKSSPEDTITETGQYELPDNDILPGTVYYMNIKPIIKDDQGTQVGGIVLGSPEDLNGSGLSGEFAYTYTPIRFQITRDDTYNAYIKIFKVNHGSLDLPRLYYQVQVSDSPVTQGDWIVKKTLDDTYFSGDFALTVISDINPYNELFYKIVVKTDSSDDRLESLPMPYTLYEDTGKPPAPANILVEKVEPAVKTQDGKILKSSDVTISWSKPLNWEDIKNNNDPEEDIVYHILLNTAQTESNVQPYPPLEAEGVNYGYFPVKYRLVKYVSSKELVEKGNRLEYTIKGFELFKGSSFTGNYDSDGNPEFQEEQIANTEGYPSFLLPNKVYYFQVYTTKGVNRGTTDKIYMSEKSLTCSFTTVTGKKGEVPLVKNLKVISNTADVELDPVTGELIDISNYTEIQFETPDIIWSNYTSYLSGNKVYYDLYMSTRPEIDSFILIGSTDDFLDNGDVEWKSLLQDRVLSAKVRNFSSDSRAYTAFGDGLRPNTTYYFIVKTRLWLNTESYELESVPSVLLTVTTIKGPVKEPDEQGRRPLAPTDFAVAYNNNGDLLVSGTSVTFCWSKLENDVIYRLICTSERVLPEDDEEELQSDPLYRYFNLNPQEDIAEGYFEYIDSDNEYRLTINEGLYPNRIYYFSLKAIKVSDGSESYWVSIPVTTTLIDSPVSIEIINDYQLGFFWKHDNSDSGLGDFTVYIRSSTDYSYKLVDKTQYSFVKDGEYYYGRVGGLKPNTSYSVKVVKSQGGATVYEKSGLTTRDGYHQIDVRWTGHMGYEYELAIKSENQDEYVILQNSDLMEFTNANGARKPYYIEGTGKSTSSGYYNYYARIKTAPVTLPNGEVRALPLKSNTKYYVKVRAVKADPSNLEIVAKSRYAGPASTRTEYSQDDYEDDLKEDEYKDLLLKRVKEIEKKYYWKFAETNNIEKSLLLKEDRVVSTIQNTSDLTFDIDALYENTYSNTVDSSDSGIDVIYIPLGVLEEMNRSNKGINIKVSGSEYFLKPGFIDINAQNGIKKLLNSVGVKDILVKVIITRINGQVRGLPYNTSPLSKINTLTVHAIGISKTQKEIKELVNDRLYNENTGIVNLMLNFLLQYVSGLGTEAEKFVDGIINSFVDIIEAEIGAYVAATLDLLKPYNRYPYTQYQEISNFEKNISVKLYHTERAENVAPYKLHTVNKRDSWNELPLLSKTSGYIVFETAGTGSFIAAQKKDMGNNVSEKVSLERKWENIGLGEDISFGNIYGKVTREKLAAILIDFFCRRTGTDLNRLRPGKNIYISDEENIGKKYYKSVLMAIEYDILKLKKGNMFEPNTTVDNLELDKALDRLQELLE